The Methanosphaera stadtmanae DSM 3091 genome includes a window with the following:
- a CDS encoding 5,10-methylenetetrahydromethanopterin reductase, whose protein sequence is MKFSLELLPNEPIKDILELIKLAENIGFENVWITDHYNNRDVFEVLSIAAYETSTIKMGSGVSNPYVRNPVTIAAASTTLDEISNGRALLGVGPGDKATMETLNLKWNKPLKTVKEAIQSIRLLTNGGKIEHGACLNGTSKIQDSIPIYMAAQGPKMLEASGEVADGTLINASNPKDFEIAIPLINKGLSKSSISQSKFNYAAYTSCSIDNNIQQAYSQSKIVVAFIIGGAPDIVLNRHNIPIEAAHKIRSCLGKYDFKGASNLITEDMIHAFCVCGTPEDITNKIELLQNIGVNEFVVGSPIGKDRIKSLKLLKDIINSFN, encoded by the coding sequence ATGAAATTCAGTTTAGAACTACTTCCTAATGAACCAATTAAAGATATTCTAGAATTAATTAAATTAGCTGAAAATATTGGTTTTGAAAATGTATGGATAACTGATCATTATAATAATAGGGATGTTTTTGAAGTATTATCAATTGCAGCATATGAAACAAGTACAATAAAAATGGGGTCTGGTGTTTCTAATCCATATGTACGTAATCCAGTGACAATTGCAGCAGCTTCAACAACCTTGGATGAAATATCAAATGGACGTGCATTGTTAGGTGTTGGACCTGGTGACAAGGCTACAATGGAAACTTTAAATTTAAAATGGAATAAACCACTTAAAACAGTTAAAGAAGCAATTCAATCGATTAGATTACTTACAAATGGTGGAAAAATAGAGCATGGTGCATGTCTTAATGGAACATCAAAAATACAAGATTCAATACCTATATATATGGCAGCACAAGGTCCTAAAATGCTTGAAGCTTCGGGAGAAGTTGCTGATGGAACATTAATCAATGCTTCTAATCCTAAAGATTTTGAAATAGCAATTCCTTTAATAAATAAGGGTCTTTCCAAATCATCAATTTCTCAATCAAAATTTAATTATGCTGCATATACATCATGTAGTATAGATAATAATATACAACAAGCCTATTCTCAGTCAAAAATAGTTGTAGCTTTTATTATTGGTGGAGCACCAGATATAGTTCTAAATCGTCATAATATTCCAATTGAAGCTGCACATAAAATAAGAAGTTGTCTTGGAAAGTATGATTTTAAAGGAGCATCAAATTTAATTACTGAAGATATGATTCATGCATTCTGTGTATGTGGTACACCAGAGGATATAACAAATAAAATAGAACTTCTTCAAAATATTGGTGTTAATGAATTTGTTGTAGGTTCACCAATAGGAAAGGATAGAATTAAATCATTAAAATTATTAAAGGATATTATTAATTCATTTAATTAA
- a CDS encoding TrmB family transcriptional regulator has product MKSTKDILKQLGLTDYESKVYIALVSLITAKAGELSQKSKVPRSKIYSVLESLEKKGYVKIKKTHPIEYEVIAPKKTFDNIKTQFINNINDVQETFNSIYESNLPRINTSVEVYDTKDRVVLKQYEIMARTKKILLMRIGFIFPSEIEKFKNHILFLHEEGVSIKILAAKSCVVNNEVISIEEVLDDLPVDIKYINIPTAQLIIRDYNEMMLVFTENVGKSVSEKKTVGLLNTYSTIISNYVLAFNKQWYMN; this is encoded by the coding sequence ATGAAATCAACAAAAGATATATTGAAACAATTAGGATTAACAGATTATGAATCAAAGGTTTATATTGCACTTGTATCTTTAATAACAGCAAAGGCTGGAGAATTAAGTCAAAAATCAAAAGTTCCCAGATCAAAGATATACTCAGTACTTGAAAGTTTAGAAAAAAAAGGTTATGTTAAAATAAAAAAAACTCATCCAATAGAATATGAAGTAATCGCTCCAAAGAAAACATTTGATAACATTAAAACTCAATTTATAAACAACATAAACGATGTTCAAGAAACATTTAATAGTATATATGAGAGTAATCTTCCAAGAATTAACACATCAGTAGAGGTATATGATACAAAGGATAGAGTTGTTTTAAAACAATATGAGATTATGGCCAGAACAAAGAAAATACTTTTAATGAGAATAGGATTTATATTTCCATCTGAAATTGAAAAATTTAAGAACCATATTTTATTTCTACATGAAGAAGGAGTATCTATAAAAATTCTAGCAGCAAAATCATGTGTAGTAAACAATGAAGTTATTTCTATAGAAGAAGTACTTGATGATTTACCTGTTGATATTAAATACATCAATATTCCTACAGCCCAACTTATAATACGTGATTATAATGAAATGATGCTTGTATTTACTGAAAATGTAGGTAAATCAGTGTCTGAGAAAAAAACAGTTGGTTTATTAAATACATATTCTACAATAATTTCTAATTATGTATTAGCATTTAATAAACAATGGTATATGAATTAG
- a CDS encoding archaeosine biosynthesis radical SAM protein RaSEA encodes MQVQVINKQIREHSIENIINKRDRKKDKKPLQAYAASWANKDRLYDSVGYTIFIVLPTSGCQWATESGGCTMCSYIADSPLCEISDENLIEIFDNEWKKQLEKTDITSHENVAIKLFVSGSFLNKNEVDVKVQEHIFNVFSKYDNIKEVIVESKPEYIDEDSLKWLASIIPDKIFEIGIGLETSNEDTRLNKINKGITNKSFERAVDTINSIDEYDIRAKAYLLVKPILLSEKDALEESIESAYYAKKVGVKRLAYCPSTVHGGTLMDYLWKRGSYNPPWIWTTIEIIKEVRKNVDIPMIMDTAGFGTRRGPFNCKKCNAKLKSLIIKSNLEQEIPQELEEFSCECKNKWYADLEFSKILNTTTNPKS; translated from the coding sequence ATGCAAGTACAAGTTATAAATAAACAAATAAGAGAACATTCTATTGAGAATATAATCAATAAAAGAGATAGAAAAAAGGATAAAAAACCATTACAGGCATATGCTGCAAGTTGGGCAAATAAGGATAGGTTATATGATAGTGTAGGATATACTATTTTTATAGTACTTCCAACTAGTGGTTGTCAATGGGCTACAGAAAGTGGTGGATGTACAATGTGTAGTTATATTGCAGATTCACCATTATGTGAAATTTCAGATGAAAATCTAATTGAAATATTTGATAATGAATGGAAAAAACAATTAGAAAAAACTGATATTACATCCCATGAAAATGTTGCTATAAAATTGTTTGTATCTGGAAGTTTTCTAAATAAAAATGAAGTGGATGTTAAAGTTCAAGAACACATATTTAATGTATTTAGTAAATATGATAATATAAAAGAAGTAATAGTTGAATCAAAACCTGAATACATAGATGAAGATTCACTTAAATGGTTAGCTAGTATAATACCAGATAAAATATTTGAAATTGGTATAGGTCTTGAAACATCAAATGAAGATACTCGCCTAAATAAAATAAATAAGGGAATAACAAACAAGTCATTTGAAAGAGCTGTGGACACAATAAATTCCATAGATGAATATGATATTAGAGCAAAAGCATACCTGCTTGTAAAACCAATACTTCTCTCAGAAAAAGATGCACTAGAAGAATCAATAGAATCAGCATATTATGCAAAGAAAGTGGGAGTAAAACGTTTAGCATACTGTCCATCAACAGTGCATGGTGGAACATTAATGGACTATTTATGGAAGAGAGGATCATACAATCCTCCATGGATATGGACTACAATAGAAATAATAAAAGAAGTACGAAAAAATGTGGATATACCTATGATTATGGATACTGCAGGTTTTGGTACGAGAAGAGGACCATTTAATTGTAAAAAATGCAATGCAAAACTAAAAAGTTTAATAATAAAGTCTAACTTAGAACAAGAAATACCACAAGAATTGGAAGAATTTTCCTGTGAATGTAAAAATAAGTGGTATGCTGATTTAGAATTTTCTAAAATATTAAATACAACTACAAATCCAAAATCATAA
- the hcp gene encoding hydroxylamine reductase: MNNNMFCYQCSQAANGEGCTISGVCGKNETLARLQDNLIFSLKGISAYAYQMREFGVTDEEINAFLEKGLYSTLTNVNFDIPSCIDLAIESGNINIKAMSGLKQAHIENYGEPEVAEVLVGAQKGHGILVTGHDLKVLEEVLKQTEGKGINVYTHSEMLIGHAYPKLRKYKHLKGQLGGPWYDQKEIFSKYNIPIIVTTNCGLIPADEYANRIYTTGIEQLPNTPHIDDFDFSDVIKQALELPELEDEEKTTLTTGFGKTTVLSLADNIKEAVLSGKIKQFFVMGGCDVPYKSEMEYYREFVKQLPEDTVILCVGCGKYRFNDLDLGDIDGIPRLIDLGQCNDAIVGAEILLALTEVFDMGLNDLPVTFVLSWMEQKAVSILWSLLALGLQNIHIGPILPAWVDETILGVLVENFNLKLISTPEEDIKEILG, encoded by the coding sequence ATGAATAATAATATGTTTTGTTATCAATGTTCTCAAGCAGCAAACGGAGAAGGATGTACAATATCAGGTGTATGTGGAAAAAATGAAACACTTGCCCGATTACAAGATAATCTTATCTTCTCATTAAAAGGAATATCTGCATATGCTTACCAAATGAGAGAATTTGGAGTTACTGATGAAGAAATAAATGCTTTTTTAGAAAAAGGATTATATTCAACATTAACCAATGTAAACTTCGATATTCCAAGTTGTATTGATTTAGCAATAGAATCTGGAAATATAAATATAAAAGCTATGAGTGGACTTAAACAAGCACATATAGAAAATTATGGAGAACCTGAAGTTGCAGAAGTACTTGTTGGTGCACAGAAAGGACATGGAATTCTTGTAACTGGACATGATCTTAAGGTACTTGAAGAAGTATTAAAACAAACAGAAGGTAAAGGAATTAATGTATACACACATAGTGAAATGTTAATAGGACATGCATATCCTAAACTTAGAAAATACAAACATCTAAAAGGTCAACTTGGTGGTCCATGGTATGATCAAAAAGAAATCTTCAGTAAATACAACATTCCTATAATTGTAACAACAAATTGTGGATTAATTCCTGCAGATGAATATGCTAATCGTATATATACAACAGGTATTGAACAATTACCAAATACTCCACACATCGATGATTTTGACTTTAGTGATGTAATAAAACAAGCATTAGAATTACCAGAATTAGAAGATGAAGAAAAAACAACACTTACCACAGGATTTGGAAAAACAACAGTTTTATCTCTTGCTGATAACATTAAAGAAGCTGTTCTTAGTGGAAAAATCAAACAATTCTTTGTAATGGGTGGATGTGATGTTCCATATAAATCTGAAATGGAATATTATAGAGAATTTGTAAAACAATTACCTGAAGATACAGTAATATTATGTGTTGGATGTGGAAAATACAGATTTAATGATTTAGATCTTGGAGATATAGATGGAATTCCAAGACTTATTGATTTAGGACAATGTAATGATGCTATAGTAGGTGCTGAAATATTACTTGCATTAACAGAAGTATTTGATATGGGATTAAATGATTTACCTGTAACATTTGTATTAAGTTGGATGGAACAAAAAGCAGTGTCTATTCTTTGGAGTTTACTTGCATTAGGTCTTCAAAATATACATATTGGCCCTATACTTCCTGCATGGGTTGATGAAACAATACTTGGTGTTTTAGTTGAAAACTTCAATCTTAAATTAATTTCAACACCAGAGGAAGATATTAAAGAAATATTAGGATAA